One window of Kosakonia cowanii JCM 10956 = DSM 18146 genomic DNA carries:
- the hscA gene encoding Fe-S protein assembly chaperone HscA yields the protein MALLQISEPGLSAAPHQRRLAAGIDLGTTNSLVATVRSGQAETLADSAGRHLLPSVVHYQAESHVVGFDARNNAALDSVNTISSVKRLMGRSLADIQARYPHLPWQFQASENGLPMIVTRAGLVNPIRVSADILKALAARAQESLAGELDGVVITVPAYFDDAQRQGTKDAARLAGLHVLRLLNEPTAAAIAYGLDSGKEGVIAVYDLGGGTFDISILRLSRGVFEVLATGGDSALGGDDFDHLLADFICEQAGISERSDARQQRELLDAAIAAKIALSDADRVAVNVAGWQGEITREQFDALIAPLVKRTLLSCRRALKDAGVEADEVLEVVMVGGSTRVPLVRERVGEFFGRTPLTSIDPDKVVAIGAAIQADILVGNKPDSEMLLLDVIPLSLGLETMGGLVEKVIPRNTTIPVARAQEFTTFKDGQTAMSIHVMQGERELVSDCRSLARFSLRGIPAMPAGGAHIRVTFQVDADGLLSVTAMEKSTGVEASIQVKPSYGLTDGEIADMIKDSMSFAEQDVKARMLAEQKVEAARVLESVTSAIAADAALLSAAERAEIDEAVAQLRAVAETDDTDAIEHAIKNVDKQTQEFAARRMDQSVRSALKGHSVDEV from the coding sequence ATGGCCTTATTACAAATCAGTGAACCGGGTCTGAGCGCCGCACCGCACCAGCGTCGGCTGGCGGCAGGCATCGACCTCGGGACCACCAACTCGCTGGTGGCGACGGTACGTAGCGGCCAGGCGGAAACGCTGGCCGACAGCGCCGGGCGCCATCTGCTCCCTTCTGTCGTCCACTATCAGGCCGAAAGCCACGTGGTTGGCTTTGATGCGCGCAACAACGCTGCGCTCGATTCGGTCAACACCATCAGCTCGGTAAAACGCCTGATGGGCCGCAGCCTTGCCGATATCCAGGCGCGTTATCCGCACCTGCCGTGGCAGTTCCAGGCGAGCGAAAACGGCCTGCCGATGATTGTCACCCGCGCCGGTCTGGTTAACCCGATCCGCGTTTCTGCCGATATCCTCAAAGCCCTGGCTGCCCGCGCGCAAGAATCGCTGGCTGGCGAGCTGGATGGCGTAGTGATCACCGTGCCTGCCTATTTCGATGACGCTCAGCGCCAGGGCACCAAAGACGCCGCGCGTCTGGCGGGCCTGCATGTGCTGCGCCTGCTGAACGAACCGACGGCGGCGGCGATCGCCTACGGTCTCGACTCCGGTAAAGAGGGTGTCATTGCCGTCTACGATCTCGGCGGCGGCACCTTTGATATCTCGATCCTGCGCCTGAGCCGCGGGGTGTTTGAAGTGCTGGCCACCGGTGGTGATTCCGCTCTCGGCGGCGACGATTTCGACCACCTGCTGGCGGACTTTATCTGCGAGCAGGCGGGCATCTCCGAACGCAGCGACGCCCGCCAGCAGCGCGAACTGCTGGATGCGGCGATTGCCGCCAAAATCGCCCTGAGCGATGCCGACCGCGTGGCGGTCAATGTGGCGGGCTGGCAGGGTGAAATCACCCGTGAACAGTTCGACGCATTAATCGCGCCGCTGGTAAAACGCACGCTGCTCTCCTGCCGCCGCGCCCTGAAAGATGCGGGCGTTGAAGCTGACGAGGTGCTGGAAGTGGTAATGGTCGGCGGTTCGACCCGCGTGCCGCTGGTGCGCGAACGCGTGGGCGAGTTTTTTGGCCGCACGCCGCTGACCTCCATCGACCCGGATAAAGTGGTCGCCATTGGCGCGGCTATCCAGGCCGATATTCTGGTCGGCAACAAGCCGGACAGCGAAATGCTGCTGCTGGATGTCATCCCGCTGTCGTTAGGGCTGGAGACGATGGGTGGCCTGGTCGAGAAGGTGATCCCGCGTAACACCACCATTCCGGTGGCGCGCGCGCAGGAGTTCACCACCTTCAAAGATGGGCAGACCGCGATGTCGATCCACGTGATGCAGGGCGAGCGTGAACTGGTGAGCGACTGCCGCTCGCTGGCGCGTTTCTCTCTGCGCGGCATCCCGGCAATGCCGGCGGGCGGGGCGCATATTCGCGTCACCTTCCAGGTGGATGCCGATGGCCTGCTGAGCGTCACGGCGATGGAAAAATCGACCGGCGTGGAAGCCTCCATCCAGGTGAAACCCTCCTACGGGCTGACCGACGGCGAAATCGCCGACATGATTAAAGACTCCATGAGTTTCGCCGAGCAGGACGTGAAAGCGCGCATGCTGGCGGAGCAGAAAGTGGAAGCCGCGCGCGTGCTGGAGAGTGTCACCAGCGCGATCGCCGCGGACGCCGCGCTGCTAAGCGCCGCAGAGCGGGCGGAGATCGACGAGGCAGTCGCACAGTTGCGCGCGGTTGCCGAAACCGATGATACCGACGCCATCGAACACGCCATTAAAAATGTAGATAAACAAACCCAGGAATTCGCCGCGCGTCGTATGGACCAGTCCGTACGCAGCGCATTAAAAGGCCATTCCGTCGACGAGGTTTAA
- the hscB gene encoding co-chaperone HscB, whose amino-acid sequence MDYFTLFGLPAQYPLDTQALATRFQDLQRQFHPDRFASQPQSEQLAAVQHSATINQAWQTLRNPLTRAEYLLSLHGFDLASEQHTVRDTAFLMEQLELREELDEIAQAEDAARLEAFQARIKGMYDARHQQMVEQLDAQAWETAADTVRKLRFLDKLRSSTEQLEEKLLGF is encoded by the coding sequence ATGGATTACTTCACCCTCTTTGGGTTGCCGGCCCAGTACCCACTCGACACCCAGGCGCTGGCCACGCGTTTCCAGGATCTGCAACGGCAGTTCCACCCCGATCGCTTTGCCAGCCAGCCGCAGTCTGAGCAACTGGCCGCCGTACAGCACTCCGCGACCATCAACCAGGCATGGCAAACCCTGCGCAATCCGTTGACGCGCGCAGAGTATCTGCTCTCGCTGCACGGCTTCGATCTGGCCTCGGAACAGCACACTGTGCGCGACACCGCTTTCCTGATGGAACAGCTGGAGCTGCGCGAAGAGCTGGATGAGATTGCCCAGGCTGAAGACGCCGCCCGTCTGGAAGCTTTTCAGGCGCGCATCAAAGGCATGTATGACGCCCGTCACCAGCAGATGGTTGAACAACTTGATGCACAAGCGTGGGAGACGGCGGCGGATACCGTGCGTAAACTACGTTTTCTCGATAAACTGCGCAGCTCAACAGAACAACTCGAAGAAAAACTGCTCGGTTTTTAA
- the iscA gene encoding iron-sulfur cluster assembly protein IscA, translated as MSISLSDSAAARVNAFLANRGKGFGLRLGVRTSGCSGMAYVLEFVDAPNDEDTVFEDKGVKVVVDGKSLQFLDGTQLDFVKEGLNEGFKFTNPNVKDECGCGESFHV; from the coding sequence ATGTCCATTAGCCTCAGCGACAGTGCCGCCGCGCGAGTAAATGCCTTTCTGGCCAACCGTGGTAAAGGGTTTGGCCTGCGCCTGGGGGTGAGAACCTCCGGTTGTTCTGGTATGGCTTACGTGCTGGAATTTGTCGACGCACCGAACGATGAAGATACGGTGTTCGAAGACAAAGGCGTGAAGGTAGTGGTTGACGGCAAAAGCCTGCAGTTCCTCGACGGCACTCAGCTGGACTTCGTAAAAGAAGGCCTCAACGAAGGGTTTAAGTTCACCAACCCGAACGTGAAAGATGAGTGCGGTTGCGGCGAAAGCTTCCACGTCTAA
- the iscU gene encoding Fe-S cluster assembly scaffold IscU: MAYSEKVIDHYENPRNVGSFDNGDNSIGSGMVGAPACGDVMKLQIKVNDKGIIEDARFKTYGCGSAIASSSLVTEWVKGKSLDEAQAIKNTDIAEELELPPVKIHCSILAEDAIKAAIADYKSKQDAK, encoded by the coding sequence ATGGCTTATAGCGAAAAAGTAATCGATCACTACGAAAACCCGCGCAACGTTGGCTCGTTCGACAACGGCGACAACAGCATCGGCAGCGGCATGGTTGGCGCACCGGCGTGTGGCGACGTAATGAAACTGCAGATCAAAGTTAACGATAAAGGCATTATCGAAGACGCGCGTTTCAAAACTTACGGCTGTGGCTCTGCCATCGCGTCCAGCTCGCTGGTCACCGAGTGGGTGAAGGGCAAGTCTCTGGACGAAGCGCAGGCGATCAAGAACACCGATATCGCCGAAGAGCTGGAACTGCCGCCGGTTAAAATCCACTGCTCTATCCTGGCAGAAGATGCGATTAAAGCCGCGATTGCGGATTACAAAAGTAAACAAGACGCGAAATAA
- the iscS gene encoding cysteine desulfurase, with protein sequence MKLPIYLDYSATTPVDPRVAEKMMQFLTLDGTFGNPASRSHRFGWQAEEAVDIARNQIAELVGADPREIVFTSGATESDNLAIKGAANFYQKKGKHIITSKTEHKAVLDTCRQLEREGFEVTYLAPQRNGIIDLKELEAAMRDDTIIVSIMHVNNEIGVVQDIAAIGEMCRARGIIYHVDATQSVGKLPIDLSQLKVDLMSFSGHKIYGPKGIGALYVQRKPRIRIEAQMHGGGHERGMRSGTLPVHQIVGMGEAYRIAKEEMESEMARLRVLRNRLWNGINDIEEVYLNGDLEHGAPNILNVSFNYVEGESLIMALKDLAVSSGSACTSASLEPSYVLRALGMNDELAHSSIRFSLGRFTTEEEIDYTIELVRKSIGRLRDLSPLWEMFKQGVDLESIEWAHH encoded by the coding sequence ATGAAATTACCGATCTATCTCGACTACTCCGCAACCACGCCGGTGGATCCGCGTGTTGCCGAGAAAATGATGCAGTTTCTCACCCTGGACGGGACCTTTGGTAACCCTGCTTCCCGTTCGCACCGTTTCGGCTGGCAGGCTGAAGAGGCGGTAGATATCGCCCGCAACCAGATTGCTGAACTGGTTGGCGCTGACCCGCGCGAAATCGTCTTCACCTCCGGTGCAACCGAATCCGACAACCTGGCGATTAAAGGCGCTGCCAATTTCTACCAGAAAAAAGGCAAGCACATCATCACCAGCAAAACCGAACACAAAGCCGTGCTGGACACCTGTCGCCAGCTTGAGCGCGAAGGGTTTGAAGTGACTTACCTCGCCCCGCAGCGTAACGGCATTATCGATCTGAAAGAACTCGAAGCGGCGATGCGTGATGACACCATCATCGTCTCTATCATGCACGTGAATAACGAAATCGGCGTGGTGCAGGATATCGCGGCTATCGGCGAAATGTGCCGTGCGCGTGGCATTATCTACCACGTTGACGCCACCCAGAGCGTCGGCAAACTGCCGATCGATCTGAGCCAGCTGAAGGTCGATCTGATGTCCTTCTCCGGTCACAAAATCTACGGCCCGAAAGGTATCGGCGCACTCTACGTACAGCGTAAACCGCGTATCCGTATCGAAGCGCAGATGCACGGCGGCGGTCACGAGCGCGGCATGCGTTCCGGCACTCTGCCTGTTCACCAGATCGTTGGCATGGGCGAAGCTTACCGTATCGCGAAAGAAGAGATGGAGAGCGAAATGGCGCGTCTGCGCGTGCTGCGCAACCGTCTGTGGAACGGCATCAACGATATCGAAGAAGTCTATCTGAACGGCGATCTTGAGCACGGCGCACCGAACATCCTCAACGTCAGCTTTAACTACGTTGAAGGCGAGTCGCTGATCATGGCGCTGAAAGATCTGGCTGTCTCTTCTGGTTCAGCCTGTACCTCTGCAAGCCTGGAACCGTCCTACGTGCTGCGCGCGTTGGGCATGAATGATGAACTGGCGCACAGCTCCATCCGTTTCTCTTTAGGGCGTTTCACCACTGAAGAAGAGATTGACTACACCATCGAGCTGGTCCGCAAATCCATCGGCCGTCTGCGCGATCTCTCTCCGTTGTGGGAGATGTTCAAGCAGGGCGTGGATCTCGAATCCATCGAATGGGCTCATCATTAA
- the iscR gene encoding Fe-S cluster assembly transcriptional regulator IscR, with product MRLTSKGRYAVTAMLDVALNSESGPVPLADISERQGISLSYLEQLFSRLRKNGLVSSVRGPGGGYLLGKDANSIAVGEVISAVDESVDATRCQGKGGCQGGDKCLTHALWRDLSDRLTGFLNNITLGELVNNQEILDVSDRQHSNESHRNTRGKDAIDVKLRA from the coding sequence ATGAGACTGACATCTAAAGGGCGTTATGCCGTGACCGCAATGCTGGACGTTGCGCTCAACTCCGAATCGGGCCCGGTGCCGTTGGCTGATATTTCCGAGCGTCAGGGAATTTCCCTCTCCTACCTGGAGCAGCTCTTTTCCCGCCTGCGTAAAAATGGCCTGGTTTCCAGCGTACGTGGTCCCGGCGGTGGTTATCTGCTGGGCAAAGATGCGAACAGCATCGCCGTCGGCGAAGTGATTAGCGCCGTTGACGAATCTGTCGATGCGACCCGTTGCCAGGGTAAAGGTGGCTGCCAGGGCGGCGATAAGTGCCTGACCCACGCGCTGTGGCGCGATCTGAGCGATCGCCTGACCGGTTTCCTGAACAACATCACCCTCGGTGAGCTGGTGAATAATCAGGAAATCCTCGACGTCTCCGACCGTCAGCACAGCAACGAATCCCATCGTAACACCCGTGGCAAGGACGCAATCGACGTTAAGCTGCGCGCATAA
- the trmJ gene encoding tRNA (cytosine(32)/uridine(32)-2'-O)-methyltransferase TrmJ gives MLQNIRIVLVETSHTGNMGSVARAMKTMGLTNLWLVNPLVKPDSQAIALAAGASDVIGNAQIVDTLDEALAGCSLVVGTSARSRTLPWPMLDPRECGLKSIAEAEHAPVALVFGRERVGLTNEELQKCHYHVAIAANPEYSSLNLAMAVQVIAYEVRMAWLAKQESDAPTTEQEETPYPLVDDLERFYGHLEQTLLSTGFIRESHPGQVMNKLRRLFTRARPESQELNILRGILASIEQKQKG, from the coding sequence ATGCTGCAAAATATTCGTATTGTCTTAGTTGAAACCTCCCATACCGGCAACATGGGCTCCGTTGCCCGTGCCATGAAAACCATGGGCTTAACCAATCTCTGGCTGGTTAATCCGCTGGTCAAACCCGATTCGCAAGCCATCGCGTTGGCCGCAGGTGCCAGCGATGTGATTGGCAATGCACAGATCGTCGATACCTTAGATGAAGCCTTAGCCGGTTGTAGCCTGGTGGTTGGCACCAGCGCACGTTCACGCACGCTGCCGTGGCCAATGCTCGATCCGCGCGAATGCGGTCTGAAAAGTATTGCCGAAGCGGAACATGCACCGGTAGCACTGGTGTTTGGCCGCGAGCGCGTCGGTCTTACCAATGAAGAGTTGCAGAAGTGCCACTATCACGTGGCGATTGCCGCCAACCCGGAGTACAGCTCGCTGAACCTGGCGATGGCGGTGCAGGTGATCGCCTATGAAGTGCGCATGGCGTGGCTGGCTAAGCAGGAGAGCGATGCGCCGACCACAGAGCAGGAAGAGACGCCTTACCCGCTGGTCGACGATCTCGAGCGCTTCTACGGTCACCTGGAGCAGACGCTGCTCTCCACCGGTTTTATCCGTGAAAGCCACCCCGGCCAGGTGATGAATAAACTGCGTCGCCTCTTCACGCGTGCCCGGCCGGAGAGCCAGGAATTGAACATTCTGCGCGGCATTCTGGCGTCAATTGAGCAGAAGCAAAAAGGGTAA
- the suhB gene encoding inositol-1-monophosphatase, protein MHPMLNIAVRAARKAGNLIAKNYETPDTVETSQKGSNDFVTNVDKAAEAVIIDTIRKSYPQHTIITEESGEHEGTDPDVQWVIDPLDGTTNFIKRLPHFAVSIAVRIKGRTEVAVVYDPMRNELFTATRGQGAQLNGYRLRGSTARDLDGTILATGFPFKAKQHATTYINIIGKLFTECADFRRTGSAALDLAYVAAGRVDGFFEIGLKPWDFAAGELLVREAGGLVCDFTGGHNYMLTGNLVAGNPRVVKAMLANMREELSDALKR, encoded by the coding sequence ATGCATCCGATGCTGAATATCGCCGTGCGTGCTGCGCGCAAGGCGGGTAATTTAATTGCCAAAAACTACGAAACACCTGACACCGTAGAGACCAGCCAGAAAGGCAGCAATGATTTCGTGACCAACGTTGATAAAGCTGCTGAAGCGGTAATTATCGACACCATCCGCAAATCTTACCCGCAACACACCATCATCACCGAAGAGAGTGGCGAGCACGAAGGCACCGACCCGGATGTACAATGGGTTATCGATCCTCTGGATGGCACCACTAACTTCATTAAACGCCTGCCGCACTTCGCGGTATCTATCGCCGTTCGTATTAAAGGTCGCACCGAAGTCGCGGTCGTTTACGATCCGATGCGTAACGAACTCTTCACTGCAACTCGTGGCCAGGGCGCACAGCTCAACGGTTACCGCCTGCGCGGCAGCACCGCTCGCGATCTGGACGGCACCATTCTGGCGACCGGCTTCCCGTTCAAGGCGAAGCAGCACGCAACCACCTATATCAACATCATTGGCAAACTCTTTACCGAATGCGCGGACTTCCGCCGCACCGGTTCTGCCGCGCTGGATCTGGCCTATGTTGCCGCCGGTCGCGTTGATGGTTTCTTTGAGATTGGCCTGAAGCCGTGGGATTTCGCCGCAGGTGAACTGCTCGTTCGCGAAGCAGGCGGTCTGGTGTGCGATTTCACCGGCGGTCATAACTACATGCTGACCGGTAACCTCGTCGCCGGTAACCCGCGCGTGGTGAAAGCGATGCTGGCAAATATGCGTGAAGAGCTGAGCGACGCGCTGAAGCGTTAA
- a CDS encoding nickel/cobalt transporter, with product MSVISQQMARKRRVLQWWPLLLFMVVAVFGGLWLWQAWPQVVMRSALWQREVNIQMSTLLKAVAENPTKAGGTLLLFSFVYGVLHALGPGHGKVVITTWLATHPSKLRPAIGLTLASSLLQGLVAILLVVVVLSLLALPARQLHLSGYWLEKGSYLLVGVLGLLLCWRALKRLRQLLQAPKFRAFTPHHVHHDNCGCGHQHLPTQSQLQNGGDWRARLVIVLSMGMRPCSGAIMVLLFSKVIGVFAWGVASALAMAAGTSLTISGLALLVHGFRQLAVKLSGKRAPVLWRQIGWTTLALAGGVVLVSAAVVMWMSALPPGGGLRPF from the coding sequence ATGTCAGTAATCAGCCAACAGATGGCGCGCAAACGGCGCGTACTGCAGTGGTGGCCGCTGCTGCTGTTTATGGTGGTTGCCGTGTTCGGCGGACTCTGGCTCTGGCAGGCGTGGCCGCAGGTGGTGATGAGAAGCGCGCTCTGGCAGCGTGAAGTGAATATACAGATGAGCACGCTGCTGAAGGCGGTGGCCGAAAATCCGACCAAAGCGGGCGGCACGCTACTGCTGTTTAGCTTTGTCTATGGCGTGCTGCATGCGCTGGGGCCAGGGCATGGCAAAGTAGTGATCACCACCTGGCTTGCGACCCACCCCTCAAAATTGAGACCCGCTATTGGCCTGACGCTGGCATCCTCTCTGTTACAGGGGCTGGTGGCGATTTTACTGGTGGTTGTGGTGCTGAGCCTGCTGGCGCTGCCCGCCCGGCAGTTGCACCTTAGCGGTTACTGGCTGGAGAAGGGGAGTTATCTGCTGGTCGGCGTGCTGGGGCTGCTGCTCTGCTGGCGCGCGCTGAAACGCCTGCGTCAGCTGCTACAAGCGCCAAAGTTTCGCGCGTTCACGCCGCATCATGTTCATCACGATAATTGCGGATGCGGTCATCAGCACCTGCCAACGCAGTCACAGTTGCAGAACGGCGGCGACTGGCGCGCACGGCTGGTGATTGTCTTATCGATGGGTATGCGGCCCTGTTCCGGCGCCATTATGGTGCTGCTGTTCAGTAAAGTGATTGGCGTCTTCGCCTGGGGCGTGGCTTCTGCGCTGGCGATGGCTGCCGGAACCTCGCTGACCATCAGCGGGCTGGCGTTGCTGGTACACGGTTTTCGCCAGTTGGCGGTGAAGTTAAGCGGTAAGCGTGCGCCGGTGCTGTGGCGGCAGATTGGCTGGACGACATTAGCGTTAGCGGGTGGCGTGGTGCTGGTCAGTGCGGCGGTGGTGATGTGGATGAGCGCGCTCCCGCCGGGCGGCGGATTACGCCCCTTTTAA
- a CDS encoding DUF1007 family protein, with protein MQLVKQWVLGLFLALLSFSLMAHPHSFIVMKTQLVSENGQFTGLKMRWTMDEITSADLLYDAGNAKPGEEIWKKLAAEVMANVLGQHYFTEVWHNGQKVKFLNRPSEYGLSREAHQAVLTFVLPLAEPQPLKGQKYTFSTFDPTYYVDMRYDKESDVTLPAALQSSCKTTLHTPKPGEEVLSYAQSLDKTDAPEEDMELGKQFAQTVTLLCQ; from the coding sequence ATGCAATTAGTTAAACAGTGGGTATTGGGGCTTTTTCTCGCGCTTTTATCGTTTTCTCTTATGGCGCACCCGCACAGCTTTATCGTGATGAAGACGCAACTGGTTAGCGAAAACGGTCAGTTTACCGGCCTGAAAATGCGCTGGACGATGGATGAGATCACCTCCGCAGACCTGCTCTATGACGCCGGTAATGCAAAGCCTGGCGAAGAGATCTGGAAAAAGCTGGCGGCGGAGGTGATGGCAAACGTGCTCGGCCAGCACTACTTCACCGAAGTGTGGCATAACGGGCAGAAGGTGAAGTTCCTCAACCGCCCGAGCGAGTATGGCCTCTCGCGTGAGGCGCACCAGGCGGTGCTGACCTTTGTGCTGCCGCTGGCGGAGCCGCAGCCGCTGAAGGGGCAGAAATACACCTTCTCGACCTTCGATCCCACCTATTACGTGGATATGCGCTACGACAAAGAGAGCGATGTCACGCTGCCCGCGGCGCTGCAATCGAGCTGTAAAACCACGCTACATACACCGAAACCCGGCGAAGAGGTGCTGAGTTACGCGCAGTCGCTGGATAAGACCGACGCCCCGGAGGAGGATATGGAACTGGGTAAACAGTTTGCTCAAACGGTGACGCTGCTATGTCAGTAA
- a CDS encoding 3-phenylpropionate MFS transporter, producing the protein MVLQSTRWLALAYFTYFFSYGIFLPFWGVWLKGVGLTPEIIGMLLGAGLVARFLGSLLIAPRVSDPSRLITALRVLALATLIFAMAFYAGSHVAWLAVVIVGFNLFFSPLVPLTDALAGTWQKQFPMDYGRVRVWGSIAFVIGSALTGKLVSLYDYRAILVMLSIGTASMLLGMLLRPSIMPQGENRQQEGAGWPAWRTLIVQNWRFLACVSLLQGAHAAYYGFSAIYWQSVGYSASTVGYLWSLGVVAEVVIFTLSNRLFRRFSARDLLLLSAVCGLVRWSLMGWTIALPWLVVAQILHCGTFTVCHLAAMRYISARQGSEVIRLQAVYSAVAMGGSIALMTMIAGFLFEHLHQGLFFIMALLALPALVLRPTVAAQKGSPQA; encoded by the coding sequence ATGGTTCTGCAGTCAACGCGCTGGCTGGCGCTCGCTTATTTCACCTACTTTTTCAGTTACGGCATCTTCTTACCCTTCTGGGGCGTCTGGCTCAAAGGCGTCGGGTTAACCCCCGAAATCATCGGTATGCTGCTTGGCGCCGGTCTCGTCGCCCGTTTTCTCGGTAGCCTGTTGATTGCCCCGCGCGTAAGCGACCCCTCCCGATTAATCACCGCCCTGCGCGTGCTGGCGCTGGCTACGCTTATCTTTGCGATGGCCTTTTACGCCGGAAGCCATGTCGCCTGGCTGGCGGTGGTGATTGTCGGCTTTAACCTCTTCTTCTCGCCGCTGGTGCCGCTGACAGATGCGCTGGCGGGCACGTGGCAAAAACAGTTTCCGATGGATTATGGCCGCGTCAGGGTGTGGGGATCGATCGCCTTTGTGATTGGCTCGGCGCTGACCGGCAAACTGGTAAGCCTTTACGACTACCGGGCGATTCTGGTGATGCTGTCGATCGGTACCGCCTCAATGCTGCTCGGCATGCTGCTGCGCCCGTCGATTATGCCACAGGGTGAAAACCGCCAGCAGGAGGGTGCAGGCTGGCCCGCCTGGCGCACCTTGATTGTGCAGAACTGGCGCTTTCTCGCCTGCGTTTCGTTGTTACAGGGCGCGCACGCCGCATATTACGGCTTCAGCGCGATTTACTGGCAGTCGGTGGGCTACTCCGCCTCAACGGTGGGCTATTTGTGGTCACTGGGCGTGGTGGCGGAAGTGGTGATTTTTACGCTCAGCAACCGTCTGTTCCGCCGCTTCAGCGCGCGCGATCTGCTGCTGCTCTCGGCGGTGTGCGGTCTGGTTCGCTGGAGTCTGATGGGCTGGACCATTGCGCTGCCGTGGCTGGTTGTCGCGCAGATCCTGCACTGCGGCACCTTCACGGTGTGTCACCTGGCGGCCATGCGTTATATCTCCGCCCGGCAGGGCAGTGAGGTGATCCGGTTACAGGCGGTCTACTCCGCCGTGGCGATGGGCGGAAGTATTGCCCTGATGACGATGATCGCTGGTTTCCTCTTCGAACATCTGCATCAGGGGCTGTTCTTTATTATGGCGTTGCTGGCACTGCCAGCGCTGGTCCTGCGTCCAACGGTCGCCGCGCAGAAGGGGAGCCCTCAAGCATAA
- the glyA gene encoding serine hydroxymethyltransferase, whose product MLKREMNIADYDAELWQAMEQEKVRQEEHIELIASENYTSPRVMQAQGSQLTNKYAEGYPGKRYYGGCEYVDIVEQLAIDRAKELFGADYANVQPHSGSQANFAVYTTLLEPGDTVLGMNLAHGGHLTHGSPVNFSGKLYNIVPYGIDETGHIDYNELNEQAQKHKPKMIIGGFSAYSGVVDWAKMREIADSIGAYLFVDMAHVAGLIAAGVYPNPVPHAHVVTTTTHKTLAGPRGGLILAKGGSEELYKKLNSAVFPGGQGGPLMHVIAGKAVALKEAMEPEFKTYQQQVAKNAKAMVEVFLARGYNVVSGGTDNHLFLLDLVDKNLTGKEADAALGRANITVNKNSVPNDPKSPFVTSGIRVGTPAVTRRGFKEAEVKELAGWMCDVLDSINDEAVIERTKQKVLDICARFPVYA is encoded by the coding sequence ATGTTAAAGCGTGAAATGAACATTGCCGATTATGATGCCGAATTGTGGCAGGCTATGGAGCAGGAGAAAGTACGTCAGGAAGAGCACATTGAACTGATCGCCTCCGAAAACTACACCAGCCCGCGCGTTATGCAGGCGCAGGGATCTCAGCTGACGAACAAATATGCCGAGGGTTACCCTGGCAAGCGTTACTACGGCGGCTGTGAATATGTCGATATCGTTGAACAGCTGGCGATTGACCGCGCGAAAGAGCTGTTTGGCGCCGATTACGCCAACGTTCAGCCGCACTCTGGCTCACAGGCTAACTTCGCCGTCTACACCACGCTGCTGGAGCCGGGCGATACCGTTCTCGGTATGAACCTGGCGCACGGCGGCCACCTGACTCACGGCTCCCCGGTTAACTTCTCCGGCAAACTCTACAACATCGTCCCTTACGGCATCGATGAAACGGGCCACATTGATTACAACGAACTCAATGAGCAGGCGCAAAAACATAAGCCGAAAATGATCATCGGCGGCTTCTCTGCTTACTCCGGCGTGGTTGACTGGGCCAAAATGCGCGAAATCGCTGACAGCATCGGCGCGTACCTGTTTGTCGATATGGCACACGTTGCCGGTCTGATTGCCGCAGGCGTCTACCCGAACCCGGTTCCGCATGCTCACGTTGTTACCACCACCACCCACAAAACCCTGGCGGGTCCGCGCGGCGGCCTGATCCTGGCGAAGGGCGGCAGCGAAGAGCTGTACAAAAAACTGAACTCTGCCGTCTTCCCTGGCGGCCAGGGCGGCCCGCTGATGCACGTTATCGCCGGTAAAGCGGTGGCGCTGAAAGAGGCGATGGAGCCGGAGTTCAAAACCTACCAGCAGCAGGTTGCGAAAAACGCCAAAGCGATGGTGGAAGTGTTCCTTGCGCGCGGCTACAACGTCGTTTCTGGCGGTACCGATAACCACCTGTTCCTGCTGGATCTGGTTGATAAAAACCTGACCGGTAAAGAAGCGGACGCCGCGCTGGGCCGTGCCAACATCACGGTTAACAAAAACAGCGTGCCGAACGATCCGAAGAGCCCGTTTGTGACCTCCGGTATCCGCGTCGGTACGCCGGCTGTGACCCGTCGCGGCTTCAAAGAAGCGGAAGTCAAAGAGCTGGCAGGCTGGATGTGTGACGTGCTGGACAGCATCAATGACGAAGCGGTAATCGAGCGCACCAAACAGAAAGTGCTGGATATCTGCGCCCGTTTCCCGGTTTACGCATAA